The following are encoded together in the Brassica napus cultivar Da-Ae chromosome A9, Da-Ae, whole genome shotgun sequence genome:
- the LOC106420083 gene encoding type I inositol polyphosphate 5-phosphatase 13 isoform X1, whose amino-acid sequence MDTLTIEGEDEAALASLVPAPPHRKTQSFSHQFDLKPHPQIRRSRKHSLDEIPQSAALAAEAAVYFDSSDDEFSTGGLVVNGDNVCDGTVTGEDYAVVTPPPDAVVGDDDVKPLPEFIGAGGGAGIFKVPVRAAVHPGRPPCLELRPHPQRETQTGKFLRSIACTETQLWAGQENGVRFWNLDDVYEPASLIEGQVRRGDEDTSPFHESVITSPTLCLLADQSNKLMWSGHKDGKIRAWKMDPPPCGSDDDLNPFKERISWLAHRGPVNSIVISSYGDMWSCSEGGVIKIWPWESLEKSLLLKPEEKHMAALLIERSPIDLRSQVTVNGTCSISSSEVKYLLNDSVRAKVWAVQSLSFSIWDARSKDLLKVLDVEGQAECRADMPPLHGQQGDHETRVKFPTPSKKEKSPGFLQRSRNAIMGAAGAVRRVATRSAGGFVVEDTRKTEAIILAVDGTIWTGNMSGLIVQWDGDGTRLRYVNHHHRAVMCFCTFGDRIYVGYASGYIQVLDLDGDLVSSWVSHNEPVIKLAAGGGFVFSLATHGGVRGWYVASPGPLDNIIRTELSQKETLYARQDSVRVLIGTWNVGQGRASHGALMSWLGSVTSDVGIVVVGLQEVDMGAGFLAMSAAKETVGLEGSVAGQWWIDAIGKALDEKKTFERMGSRQLAGLLISLWARKEIRTHVGDLDVAAVPCGFGRAIGNKGGVGLRIRVYDRTMCFVNCHLAAHLEAVNRRNADFNHIFRLMVFSRGQNLSNAAAGMVLFLFLSCSLGFSTYLFCLLYSSGLPWALSLAAGASTAAYTLKTTTNPSPGAEEVKSDLAAADMIAFCGDFNYRLYGITYDEARDFITQRSFDWLREMDQLRQEMKLGKVFQGMREALITFPPTYKFERNRSGLGGYDSGEKKRIPAWCDRVIYRDTQSTPFSESNLQCPVVSSVIMYEACMDVTESDHKPVRCKIHATIAHVDKSVRRQELGKIIKSNEEITSIFEDLKHVPETTVSTNNIVLQSQDTETLTITNNSTTSKAIFSILCGGQTIVKDDGEEEAEYNPRGSFGLPRWLEVSPASGIIKPEEAVEVKVHHEDSHTVGEYVDGIPQSEDTRDKEAILMVNIRGSCSTTWTSHSIKVRHCFSAGVCLLESKPTNPTENLDGSPREDGEEH is encoded by the exons ATGGATACGCTTACCATCGAAGGAGAAGACGAGGCGGCGTTGGCCTCCCTCGTCCCCGCTCCTCCGCACCGCAAGACGCAGTCCTTCAGCCACCAGTTCGACCTGAAGCCTCACCCTCAGATCCGCCGCAGCCGCAAGCACAGCCTCGACGAGATCCCTCAATCCGCCGCCTTAGCCGCCGAAGCTGCCGTCTATTTCGACTCCTCCGACGACGAGTTCTCCACCGGAGGACTCGTCGTCAACGGAGATAACGTCTGCGACGGAACCGTCACCGGCGAGGATTACGCCGTCGTCACGCCTCCTCCCGACGCCGTCGTCGGGGATGACGACGTCAAGCCGCTCCCGGAGTTCATCGGCGCGGGAGGCGGTGCAGGAATTTTCAAGGTGCCGGTGCGCGCGGCGGTGCATCCCGGACGGCCGCCGTGTCTGGAGCTGAGGCCGCATCCGCAAAGAGAGACGCAGACGGGGAAGTTCTTGAGGAGCATTGCTTGTACGGAGACGCAGCTCTGGGCGGGTCAAGAGAACGGCGTGAGGTTCTGGAATTTGGATGACGTGTACGAGCCAGCGAGCCTGATCGAGGGCCAGGTACGGCGAGGGGATGAGGATACGTCGCCGTTTCATGAGTCGGTTATTACTTCTCCTACACTGTGTTTGTTGGCTGACCAAAGCAACAAGCTTATGTGGAGTGGGCACAAAGATGGGAAGATCCGGGCTTGGAAGATGGATCCGCCTCCTTGTGGTTCTGATGATGATTTAAATCCTTTTAAGGAGCGAATCTCCTGGCTAGCTCATCGTGGTCCTGTGAATTCAATTGTCATTAGCTCTTATG GTGATATGTGGTCATGCTCTGAAGGAGGTGTGATCAAGATATGGCCGTGGGAGTCGTTGGAGAAGTCTCTTCTTCTTAAGCCGGAAGAGAAACACATGGCTGCGTTGTTAATAGAGAGGTCTCCCATTGACCTCAGGAGCCAAGTTACTGTCAATGGGACGTGCAGCATCTCTTCCTCTGAAGTCAAGTACTTGTTAAACGATTCAGTAAGAGCTAAAGTGTGGGCTGTGCAGTCACTCTCATTTTCAATCTG GGATGCTCGGAGTAAAGACCTCTTGAAAGTTTTAGACGTGGAGGGGCAAGCTGAGTGTCGTGCGGACATGCCACCTCTACATGGCCAACAAGGTGACCACGAGACGAGAGTAAAGTTTCCCACACCTTCCAAAAAGGAAAAATCACCGGGCTTTCTACAGCGTTCACGTAACGCCATAATGGGAGCTGCAGGAGCTGTTCGCCGAGTCGCCACCAGAAGTGCAGGAGGGTTTGTGGTGGAAGATACAAGGAAAACAGAAGCTATCATCTTAGCCGTAGACGGAACAATTTGGACCGGAAACATGAGTGGCCTAATCGTCCAGTGGGATGGAGATGGGACCCGCTTGAGGTATGTGAACCATCATCACAGGGCTGTTATGTGCTTTTGCACTTTCGGAGATCGGATCTACGTGGGATATGCGAGTGGATACATCCAGGTCTTGGATCTTGATGGAGATTTAGTATCAAGCTGGGTTTCGCATAATGAGCCTGTGATAAAGCTGGCAGCTGGTGgtggttttgtttttagtttggcCACTCATGGTGGAGTGAGAGGATGGTATGTGGCGTCTCCAGGACCTTTGGACAATATAATCCGAACGGAGTTGTCTCAAAAGGAAACTTTGTATGCAAGACAAGACAGTGTTAGGGTTTTGATTGGTACGTGGAATGTTGGTCAAGGAAGGGCTTCACACGGTGCACTTATGTCGTGGCTTGGGTCTGTCACTTCAGATGTTGGTATTGTCGTTGTTGGGTTGCAAGAAGTCGATATGGGGGCAGGTTTCCTTGCCATGTCTGCTGCTAAGGAAACG GTTGGACTTGAAGGAAGTGTTGCGGGGCAATGGTGGATTGATGCAATTGGGAAAGCACTTGATGAGAAGAAAACTTTTGAGCGTATGGGTTCAAGGCAGTTGGCAGGGCTTCTTATATCTCTTTG GGCGAGGAAGGAGATTAGAACACATGTTGGAGATCTTGATGTTGCAGCAGTCCCATGTGGCTTTGGCCGTGCCATTGGCAACAAG GGTGGTGTGGGTCTGAGAATCAGAGTTTATGACCGTACCATGTGCTTCGTGAACTGCCACTTGGCTGCGCATTTGGAGGCAGTTAACCGCAGAAACGCTGATTTCAATCACATTTTCCGGTTAATGGTCTTCTCACGAGGACAAAACCTAAGTAACGCTGCAGCTGGTATGGTGTTGTTCCTGTTCTTGTCTTGCTCACTTGGCTTTTCCACATATTTATTTTGCCTGCTTTACTCTTCTGGTTTGCCATGGGCCCTCTCTCTTGCAGCCGGTGCCTCAACAGCCGCTTATACACTAAAGACTACCACT AATCCAAGTCCCGGCGCTGAAGAAGTCAAGTCTGATTTAGCAGCAGCAGACATGATCGCATTTTGTGGGGACTTTAACTATAGGCTGTATGGTATAACCTATGATGAAGCGAGAGATTTCATTACGCAGCGATCCTTTGACTGGCTTAGAGAAATGGACCAGCTTAGACAAGAGATGAAGCTTGGTAAAGTCTTCCAAGGAATGCGTGAGGCATTGATCACTTTCCCTCCCACTTACAAATTTGAAAGGAACCGCTCAGGCCTAGGAG GATATGATTCAGGAGAGAAAAAACGTATTCCTGCATGGTGTGACAGAGTTATATACAGAGACACCCAATCAACCCCATTCTCAGAGAGCAACTTGCAATGCCCTGTAGTCTCATCGGTTATAATGTATGAAGCTTGCATGGATGTTACTGAGAGCGATCACAAACCCGTGCGCTGCAAGATTCATGCGACCATAGCTCACGTTGATAAATCCGTAAGGAGACAGGAGCTGGGGAAAATAATAAAGTCCAATGAAGAGATAACATCTATATTCGAGGATCTAAAACATGTTCCAGAAACAACTGTGAGCACCAACAACATTGTTCTTCAGAGTCAGGACACAGAGACCTTAACAATCACAAACAATTCAACCACCAGCAAAGCCATTTTCAGCATTCTCTGCGGTGGTCAGACTATAGTTAAggatgatggagaagaagaggctGAGTATAATCCACGAGGCTCCTTTGGTCTACCTCGCTGGCTTGAG gtTTCACCAGCATCCGGGATAATTAAACCAGAAGAAGCCGTGGAAGTGAAAGTTCATCACGAAGATTCACACACTGTGGGAGAGTATGTTGATGGTATCCCACAGAGTGAAGACACTCGAGATAAAGAAGCAATCCTTATGGTGAACATTAGAGGAAGCTGCTCAACTACATGGACAAGCCACTCTATCAAAGTCCGTCACTGCTTCTCAGCTGGAGTATGTCTCCTTGAGTCCAAACCCACAAACCCAACAGAGAACCTAGACGGTTCACCTCGAGAAGACGGTGAGGAGCACTAG
- the LOC106420083 gene encoding type I inositol polyphosphate 5-phosphatase 13 isoform X2, producing the protein MDTLTIEGEDEAALASLVPAPPHRKTQSFSHQFDLKPHPQIRRSRKHSLDEIPQSAALAAEAAVYFDSSDDEFSTGGLVVNGDNVCDGTVTGEDYAVVTPPPDAVVGDDDVKPLPEFIGAGGGAGIFKVPVRAAVHPGRPPCLELRPHPQRETQTGKFLRSIACTETQLWAGQENGVRFWNLDDVYEPASLIEGQVRRGDEDTSPFHESVITSPTLCLLADQSNKLMWSGHKDGKIRAWKMDPPPCGSDDDLNPFKERISWLAHRGPVNSIVISSYGDMWSCSEGGVIKIWPWESLEKSLLLKPEEKHMAALLIERSPIDLRSQVTVNGTCSISSSEVKYLLNDSVRAKVWAVQSLSFSIWDARSKDLLKVLDVEGQAECRADMPPLHGQQGDHETRVKFPTPSKKEKSPGFLQRSRNAIMGAAGAVRRVATRSAGGFVVEDTRKTEAIILAVDGTIWTGNMSGLIVQWDGDGTRLRYVNHHHRAVMCFCTFGDRIYVGYASGYIQVLDLDGDLVSSWVSHNEPVIKLAAGGGFVFSLATHGGVRGWYVASPGPLDNIIRTELSQKETLYARQDSVRVLIGTWNVGQGRASHGALMSWLGSVTSDVGIVVVGLQEVDMGAGFLAMSAAKETVGLEGSVAGQWWIDAIGKALDEKKTFERMGSRQLAGLLISLWARKEIRTHVGDLDVAAVPCGFGRAIGNKGGVGLRIRVYDRTMCFVNCHLAAHLEAVNRRNADFNHIFRLMVFSRGQNLSNAAAAGASTAAYTLKTTTNPSPGAEEVKSDLAAADMIAFCGDFNYRLYGITYDEARDFITQRSFDWLREMDQLRQEMKLGKVFQGMREALITFPPTYKFERNRSGLGGYDSGEKKRIPAWCDRVIYRDTQSTPFSESNLQCPVVSSVIMYEACMDVTESDHKPVRCKIHATIAHVDKSVRRQELGKIIKSNEEITSIFEDLKHVPETTVSTNNIVLQSQDTETLTITNNSTTSKAIFSILCGGQTIVKDDGEEEAEYNPRGSFGLPRWLEVSPASGIIKPEEAVEVKVHHEDSHTVGEYVDGIPQSEDTRDKEAILMVNIRGSCSTTWTSHSIKVRHCFSAGVCLLESKPTNPTENLDGSPREDGEEH; encoded by the exons ATGGATACGCTTACCATCGAAGGAGAAGACGAGGCGGCGTTGGCCTCCCTCGTCCCCGCTCCTCCGCACCGCAAGACGCAGTCCTTCAGCCACCAGTTCGACCTGAAGCCTCACCCTCAGATCCGCCGCAGCCGCAAGCACAGCCTCGACGAGATCCCTCAATCCGCCGCCTTAGCCGCCGAAGCTGCCGTCTATTTCGACTCCTCCGACGACGAGTTCTCCACCGGAGGACTCGTCGTCAACGGAGATAACGTCTGCGACGGAACCGTCACCGGCGAGGATTACGCCGTCGTCACGCCTCCTCCCGACGCCGTCGTCGGGGATGACGACGTCAAGCCGCTCCCGGAGTTCATCGGCGCGGGAGGCGGTGCAGGAATTTTCAAGGTGCCGGTGCGCGCGGCGGTGCATCCCGGACGGCCGCCGTGTCTGGAGCTGAGGCCGCATCCGCAAAGAGAGACGCAGACGGGGAAGTTCTTGAGGAGCATTGCTTGTACGGAGACGCAGCTCTGGGCGGGTCAAGAGAACGGCGTGAGGTTCTGGAATTTGGATGACGTGTACGAGCCAGCGAGCCTGATCGAGGGCCAGGTACGGCGAGGGGATGAGGATACGTCGCCGTTTCATGAGTCGGTTATTACTTCTCCTACACTGTGTTTGTTGGCTGACCAAAGCAACAAGCTTATGTGGAGTGGGCACAAAGATGGGAAGATCCGGGCTTGGAAGATGGATCCGCCTCCTTGTGGTTCTGATGATGATTTAAATCCTTTTAAGGAGCGAATCTCCTGGCTAGCTCATCGTGGTCCTGTGAATTCAATTGTCATTAGCTCTTATG GTGATATGTGGTCATGCTCTGAAGGAGGTGTGATCAAGATATGGCCGTGGGAGTCGTTGGAGAAGTCTCTTCTTCTTAAGCCGGAAGAGAAACACATGGCTGCGTTGTTAATAGAGAGGTCTCCCATTGACCTCAGGAGCCAAGTTACTGTCAATGGGACGTGCAGCATCTCTTCCTCTGAAGTCAAGTACTTGTTAAACGATTCAGTAAGAGCTAAAGTGTGGGCTGTGCAGTCACTCTCATTTTCAATCTG GGATGCTCGGAGTAAAGACCTCTTGAAAGTTTTAGACGTGGAGGGGCAAGCTGAGTGTCGTGCGGACATGCCACCTCTACATGGCCAACAAGGTGACCACGAGACGAGAGTAAAGTTTCCCACACCTTCCAAAAAGGAAAAATCACCGGGCTTTCTACAGCGTTCACGTAACGCCATAATGGGAGCTGCAGGAGCTGTTCGCCGAGTCGCCACCAGAAGTGCAGGAGGGTTTGTGGTGGAAGATACAAGGAAAACAGAAGCTATCATCTTAGCCGTAGACGGAACAATTTGGACCGGAAACATGAGTGGCCTAATCGTCCAGTGGGATGGAGATGGGACCCGCTTGAGGTATGTGAACCATCATCACAGGGCTGTTATGTGCTTTTGCACTTTCGGAGATCGGATCTACGTGGGATATGCGAGTGGATACATCCAGGTCTTGGATCTTGATGGAGATTTAGTATCAAGCTGGGTTTCGCATAATGAGCCTGTGATAAAGCTGGCAGCTGGTGgtggttttgtttttagtttggcCACTCATGGTGGAGTGAGAGGATGGTATGTGGCGTCTCCAGGACCTTTGGACAATATAATCCGAACGGAGTTGTCTCAAAAGGAAACTTTGTATGCAAGACAAGACAGTGTTAGGGTTTTGATTGGTACGTGGAATGTTGGTCAAGGAAGGGCTTCACACGGTGCACTTATGTCGTGGCTTGGGTCTGTCACTTCAGATGTTGGTATTGTCGTTGTTGGGTTGCAAGAAGTCGATATGGGGGCAGGTTTCCTTGCCATGTCTGCTGCTAAGGAAACG GTTGGACTTGAAGGAAGTGTTGCGGGGCAATGGTGGATTGATGCAATTGGGAAAGCACTTGATGAGAAGAAAACTTTTGAGCGTATGGGTTCAAGGCAGTTGGCAGGGCTTCTTATATCTCTTTG GGCGAGGAAGGAGATTAGAACACATGTTGGAGATCTTGATGTTGCAGCAGTCCCATGTGGCTTTGGCCGTGCCATTGGCAACAAG GGTGGTGTGGGTCTGAGAATCAGAGTTTATGACCGTACCATGTGCTTCGTGAACTGCCACTTGGCTGCGCATTTGGAGGCAGTTAACCGCAGAAACGCTGATTTCAATCACATTTTCCGGTTAATGGTCTTCTCACGAGGACAAAACCTAAGTAACGCTGCAGCTG CCGGTGCCTCAACAGCCGCTTATACACTAAAGACTACCACT AATCCAAGTCCCGGCGCTGAAGAAGTCAAGTCTGATTTAGCAGCAGCAGACATGATCGCATTTTGTGGGGACTTTAACTATAGGCTGTATGGTATAACCTATGATGAAGCGAGAGATTTCATTACGCAGCGATCCTTTGACTGGCTTAGAGAAATGGACCAGCTTAGACAAGAGATGAAGCTTGGTAAAGTCTTCCAAGGAATGCGTGAGGCATTGATCACTTTCCCTCCCACTTACAAATTTGAAAGGAACCGCTCAGGCCTAGGAG GATATGATTCAGGAGAGAAAAAACGTATTCCTGCATGGTGTGACAGAGTTATATACAGAGACACCCAATCAACCCCATTCTCAGAGAGCAACTTGCAATGCCCTGTAGTCTCATCGGTTATAATGTATGAAGCTTGCATGGATGTTACTGAGAGCGATCACAAACCCGTGCGCTGCAAGATTCATGCGACCATAGCTCACGTTGATAAATCCGTAAGGAGACAGGAGCTGGGGAAAATAATAAAGTCCAATGAAGAGATAACATCTATATTCGAGGATCTAAAACATGTTCCAGAAACAACTGTGAGCACCAACAACATTGTTCTTCAGAGTCAGGACACAGAGACCTTAACAATCACAAACAATTCAACCACCAGCAAAGCCATTTTCAGCATTCTCTGCGGTGGTCAGACTATAGTTAAggatgatggagaagaagaggctGAGTATAATCCACGAGGCTCCTTTGGTCTACCTCGCTGGCTTGAG gtTTCACCAGCATCCGGGATAATTAAACCAGAAGAAGCCGTGGAAGTGAAAGTTCATCACGAAGATTCACACACTGTGGGAGAGTATGTTGATGGTATCCCACAGAGTGAAGACACTCGAGATAAAGAAGCAATCCTTATGGTGAACATTAGAGGAAGCTGCTCAACTACATGGACAAGCCACTCTATCAAAGTCCGTCACTGCTTCTCAGCTGGAGTATGTCTCCTTGAGTCCAAACCCACAAACCCAACAGAGAACCTAGACGGTTCACCTCGAGAAGACGGTGAGGAGCACTAG
- the LOC106419957 gene encoding B3 domain-containing protein At2g24670 produces the protein MNAKLNTVGASSSSCTTDPTPECLLKLKREKKGAAKLKTVGASSSSWTTDPTPEWLLKLMTEKNGAELKKIIEKELSAADVSRVHDRLSMPCSNIIDLEFLSPMEQRIIEEEDEGKKHMTRVDAKLVVKLVDSDVLKEFDVNLRRCNMHKTRGNHSFVYSLIRWKQVVEDEGCGLKKSDKIRLWSFHSDGKLYFALTTLSPPPPPPSSDSGDSKPEEMISALVIDDKSNDDLPPN, from the coding sequence ATGAATGCAAAACTCAATACAGTGGgagcgtcttcttcttcatgtacGACAGATCCAACACCTGAGTGCTTACTGAAGttgaagagagaaaagaagggAGCCGCAAAACTCAAGACAGTGGGagcgtcttcttcttcgtgGACGACAGATCCAACACCTGAGTGGTTACTGAAGTTGATGACAGAAAAGAACGGAGCCGAGCTGAAGAAGATCATAGAGAAGGAGCTGAGTGCAGCCGATGTTAGCCGAGTTCACGACCGTCTCTCTATGCCTTGCAGCAACATCATTGACTTGGAATTTTTGAGCCCCATGGAGCAAAGGAtcatagaagaagaagatgaggggAAGAAGCACATGACTAGAGTTGACGCGAAACTCGTGGTTAAACTTGTGGATTCTGATGTTTTAAAGGAGTTTGATGTGAATTTGAGGAGATGTAACATGCACAAGACACGGGGGAACCACAGTTTTGTTTACAGTTTGATTAGGTGGAAGCAGGTGGTCGAAGATGAAGGCTGCGGTCTAAAGAAGAGCGATAAGATTCGCCTCTGGTCTTTCCACTCTGATGGCAAACTCTATTTTGCTCTCACTACTCTTtctcctccacctcctccaccGTCTAGTGATTCCGGAGATTCCAAACCTGAAGAGATGATCTCTGCTTTAGTGATCGATGACAAGTCTAATGATGACTTGCCACCCAACTAA
- the LOC106419853 gene encoding probable uridine nucleosidase 2, with translation MVGEQRKKIIIDTDPGIDDAMAIFVALNSPEVDVIGLTTIYGNVYTTLATRNALHLLEVAGRTDIPVAEGTHKTIMNGTKLRIADFVHGKDGLGNQNFPPPKGKPIEKSAPEFLVEQAKLHPGEITVVALGPLTNMALAIQLDPEFSKNVGQIVLLGGAFAVNGNVNPASEANIFGDPEAADIVFTCGADVIAVGINVTHQVIMTADDRDKLASSNGKLAQYLCKILGVYYSYHLDAYEIEGVYLHDPTTILAAFLPSLFTYTEGVVRVQTNGITRGLTLLYNNRKRFEEVTEWTDKPSVKVAVTVDAPAVLKLIMDRLMES, from the exons ATGGTGGGAGAGCAGCGCAAGAAGATTATCATCGATACTGATCCTGGAATCG ATGATGCAATGGCGATATTCGTGGCGCTAAACTCACCAGAAGTTGATGTCATTGGACTCACTACTATCTATGGCAACGTCTACACCACTCTCGCCACTCGTAACGCCTTGCATTTG TTGGAAGTTGCGGGTAGGACAGACATTCCTGTTGCTGAAGGAACACATAAAACTATCATG AACGGCACAAAGCTTCGAATAGCTGACTTCGTTCACGGTAAAGATGGGCTTGGCAACCAAAACTTCCCACCACCTAAAGGAAAGCCTATTGAAAAATCTGCACCTGAGTTCTTAGTTGAACAAGCTAAGCTTCACCCTGGTGAAATCACTGTTGTTGCTTTGGGACCGCTGACCAATATGGCACTG GCTATTCAGCTTGATCCTGAGTTTTCCAAAAATGTTGGACAAATTGTACTTCTTGGTGGAGCATTTGCGGTAAATGGAAATGTTAATCCAGCATCAGAAGCTAAT ATTTTTGGTGATCCAGAAGCTGCGGATATTGTGTTCACATGTGGTGCCGATGTGATTGCTGTGGGAATCAACGTGACTCATCAAGTTATCATGAcag CTGATGATAGGGACAAATTGGCCTCATCCAACGGGAAATTAGCTCAGTATCTCTGTAAGATCCTTGGTGTGTACTATTCTTATCATCTTGACGCTTATGAGATTGAAG GTGTTTATCTTCATGATCCTACAACCATCCTTGCGGCTTTCCTTCCTTCTCTGTTCACTTATACTGAAGGAGTTGTTAGAGTGCAAACAAATGGTATCACTAGAGGACTCACTTTACTGTACAACAATCGAAAGAG GTTTGAGGAAGTGACCGAGTGGACAGACAAACCATCGGTAAAAGTGGCAGTGACGGTTGATGCACCAGCGGTCTTGAAGCTCATAATGGATAGGCTTATGGAGTCTTGA
- the LOC106420120 gene encoding B3 domain-containing protein At2g24670-like, giving the protein MISDIEAAHILIALSRSKPRVVVKTMEKENRVPVQVPVPVPVAVPKQKRSSSRKMRRSFPMHPSCSTAIVEYVSQEDASPPLRRKKRHPPFPPITKQPKKKAKVVAASSWASEPTPDWLLKLVEGEEDEPMRIIEKELSATDVNHNHNRLSMPCSKIMDLEFLSIAEQGLIEEDEGKKHKTGVNAKLVVKFVDSDDLKKFGVNLRRWKMPKEKGSPTFIYNLVTGWNKVVEGCGLGENDKIRLWSYHSDGELSFALVLDTPAPLSDLLLLPPPASDSEDANPEEMSSALVIYDKSNDDLQPK; this is encoded by the coding sequence ATGATTAGTGATATTGAAGCCGCACATATACTAATTGCTCTGAGTCGTTCAAAACCTAGAGTTGTTGTGAAGACAATGGAGAAGGAGAATAGAGTTCCTGTTCAAGTTCCAGTTCCAGTTCCAGTTGCAGTTCCAAAGCAGAAGAGATCTTCTTCTCGGAAGATGAGAAGAAGCTTTCCTATGCATCCTTCTTGCTCAACTGCTATAGTGGAATACGTGAGTCAAGAAGATGCATCTCCTCCCTTGCGCCGCAAGAAACGTCATCCTCCGTTTCCTCCTATTACAAAACAACCTAAGAAGAAGGCAAAAGTAGTAGCCGCTTCTTCGTGGGCGTCAGAGCCAACTCCTGATTGGTTGTTGAAGTTGGTGGAGGGAGAGGAGGATGAGCCGATGAGGATCATCGAGAAGGAACTGAGTGCAACCGATGTTAACCATAATCACAACCGTCTCTCCATGCCTTGCAGCAAAATCATGGACTTGGAGTTTTTGAGCATTGCGGAACAAGGGCTCATAGAAGAAGATGAGGGGAAGAAGCACAAGACTGGAGTTAACGCGAAACTCGTGGTTAAATTCGTGGATTCTGATGATTTAAAGAAGTTTGGTGTGAATTTGAGGAGGTGGAAGATGCCTAAGGAGAAAGGGAGCCCCacttttatttacaatttggtCACAGGGTGGAATAAAGTGGTCGAAGGTTGTGGTCTAGGTGAGAATGATAAGATTAGACTCTGGTCTTACCACTCTGATGGTGAACTCAGTTTTGCTCTTGTCCTCGATACTCCTGCTCCTCTTagcgatcttcttcttcttcctcctccggCTAGTGATTCAGAAGATGCCAATCCTGAGGAGATGAGCTCTGCTTTAGTGATCTATGACAAGTCTAATGATGACTTGCAACCCAAGTAA